In Aegilops tauschii subsp. strangulata cultivar AL8/78 chromosome 3, Aet v6.0, whole genome shotgun sequence, one genomic interval encodes:
- the LOC109756818 gene encoding peptide-N4-(N-acetyl-beta-glucosaminyl)asparagine amidase A, translated as MASPAAAASSHLHLLLIALLFLPFAAAAAPHRHRVPSRHLASLNASAPPTTFFEVDRPIRPPLGSVGPCSALLLSHSFGETYGRPPVTAAYAPPECLAAARARGASLALAVLEWTADCRGRQFDRIFGVWLSGAEILRSCTAEPRATGIVWSVSRDVTRYAALLAEPGEVAVYLGNLVDKTYTGVYHVNLTLHLYFRPAPPPLTQHADLIVPISRSLPLNDGQWFAVQNATDVQSKSLSIPSNTYRAVLEVFVSFHSSDEFWYTNPPNEYIEANNLSSVPGNGAFREVIVKVDDHVVGAVWPFTVIYTGGVNPLLWRPITGIGSFNLPTYDIDITPFLGKLLDGKEHDFGFAVTNALDVWYIDANLHLWLDHKSKKTVGSLIGYDAPALALNLDSGFSGLDGKFVTGASRHVSATGSVKSSYGEVTTTFYQRFSYVNSNVYTNNGTVQVVNQTIDAKSGVFVKDTSAVLLSEEVHKVFPLYVYTGTSDQVGDEYSLISLVKLGINEKSVLGGKLGFSYRSLRNAQSARGTMKVKKNLVVSGLGKTHQVYKYVGTDGCYFRDVSSKNYTIISDNSGDSCSKGSPSSGVKFSSNKNQPARKRLLKL; from the coding sequence ATGGCGTCGCCGGCCGCGGCCGCCTCCagccacctccacctcctcctcatCGCGCTTCTCTTCCTCCCGTTCGCCGCGGCCGCCGCGCCGCACAGGCACCGCGTCCCGTCCCGCCACCTCGCCTCGCTCAACGCGTCGGCGCCACCAACCACCTTCTTCGAGGTGGACCGCCCGATCCGCCCGCCGCTCGGCAGCGTCGGGCCCTGCTCCGCGCTGCTCCTGTCCCACTCCTTCGGCGAGACCTACGGCCGCCCCCCGGTCACCGCCGCCTACGCGCCGCCCGAGTGCCTCGCCGCCGCGCGCGCCAGGGGCGCGTCGCTCGCACTCGCGGTGCTCGAGTGGACCGCCGACTGCCGCGGCCGCCAGTTCGACCGCATCTTCGGCGTCTGGCTCTCGGGCGCCGAGATCCTCCGCAGCTGCACCGCCGAGCCGCGCGCCACCGGCATTGTCTGGTCCGTCTCCCGCGACGTCACCAGGTACGCGGCCCTCCTCGCGGAGCCCGGCGAGGTCGCGGTGTACCTTGGCAATCTCGTCGACAAGACCTACACGGGCGTCTACCACGTCAACCTCACGCTCCACCTCTACTTCcgccctgcgccgccgccgctcacGCAGCACGCCGATCTGATTGTGCCCATCTCGAGAAGCTTGCCTCTGAACGACGGGCAGTGGTTCGCCGTCCAGAATGCCACCGACGTGCAGTCCAAGAGCCTCTCCATTCCATCGAACACCTACCGGGCGGTCCTTGAGGTGTTCGTTTCGTTCCACTCCAGCGATGAGTTCTGGTACACGAACCCTCCCAACGAGTACATTGAGGCCAACAATTTGTCCAGCGTTCCTGGCAATGGTGCTTTTCGGGAGGTTATTGTTAAAGTCGATGACCATGTGGTCGGTGCTGTTTGGCCGTTCACTGTCATCTACACCGGCGGCGTCAACCCGCTTCTCTGGCGGCCAATCACCGGCATTGGCTCATTCAATCTACCTACCTATGACATTGATATCACGCCATTCTTGGGCAAGCTCCTGGACGGCAAGGAGCACGATTTTGGGTTTGCTGTCACCAATGCATTGGATGTGTGGTACATTGATGCCAATTTACATCTGTGGCTGGATCACAAGAGCAAGAAAACAGTCGGGAGCTTGATCGGCTATGATGCACCCGCATTGGCACTGAATTTGGACTCTGGGTTCAGTGGGCTGGATGGTAAGTTCGTCACGGGCGCAAGCCGGCATGTCTCCGCGACCGGGTCGGTGAAATCATCATACGGGGAGGTGACCACAACTTTCTACCAGAGATTCAGCTATGTTAACAGCAATGTGTATACCAACAATGGCACTGTCCAAGTGGTGAACCAAACGATTGATGCAAAGTCTGGTGTTTTTGTCAAGGATACTTCTGCTGTTCTTCTCTCGGAGGAAGTTCACAAGGTGTTTCCGCTGTATGTCTACACTGGAACATCAGACCAGGTGGGCGACGAGTACTCACTGATTTCACTTGTCAAATTGGGCATCAACGAGAAGAGTGTCTTAGGTGGGAAGTTGGGGTTCTCGTACCGCTCTCTGCGGAATGCACAGTCAGCACGCGGCACTATGAAGGTGAAGAAGAATTTGGTGGTTAGTGGACTGGGGAAGACACATCAGGTGTACAAATATGTGGGTACTGATGGATGCTACTTCAGGGATGTGAGCAGTAAGAATTACACTATAATTTCTGACAACTCTGGTGATTCTTGCTCAAAGGGATCGCCATCTAGTGGTGTCAAATTCTCCTCCAATAAAAATCAACCAGCTAGGAAAAGGTTGCTGAAACTGTAA